One Malania oleifera isolate guangnan ecotype guangnan chromosome 9, ASM2987363v1, whole genome shotgun sequence DNA segment encodes these proteins:
- the LOC131163533 gene encoding uncharacterized protein LOC131163533, protein MLKSFIRSTLNKTPYELQVRDATRVGRDQDCDHPGIGGNLCGTQSLLPAFFRDICIFGIRNSSYNPWPSVSPALPSSPAHQSPTLRPSPAAQSPDPQSLAPQPSHPSLVPQTTLPVSPVVMIDVDTSNEKEMEIQTKEVSTPATASAGKAQSPANPQATPTPASPLAASAEPRTEPADILSSPVAATEPPQVERVHPNSSMMMVLIFPIDVTKRSLSIVTPPIPGLRRAMVHLSRDMAVSMAPASCAPATSTSSTAPTSRAPPTTPAAPASPAASTTPESLAVSGSFSEDDVTTSSTPSDAAHRSDMSTQSDDSGDLGSATPMMTRVDLLRRGIDSSVEFYVLL, encoded by the exons ATgttaaag agtttcatAAGATCAACTTtaaataaaaccccctatgaacttCAAGTTAGAGATGCAACACGAGTTGGCAGAGACCAGGACTGTGATCACCCAGGGATTGGGGGTAATCTTTGTGGCACCCAGAGTCTACTTCCCGCATTCTTTAGAGATATTTGTATTTTCGGGATTCGCAACTCCAGCTACAACCCCTGGCCCTCGGTTTCTCCAGCTCTTCCATCTTCACCTGCCCATCAGTCGCCAACACTGCGTCCTTCCCCAGCTGCGCAGTCTCCCGATCCTCAGTCTCTAGCCCCACAGCCTTCACATCCATCTCTAGTTCCACAGACTACTCTACCGGTGAGCCCGGTGGTGATGATCGATGTTGACACTTCCAATGAGAAGGAGATGGAGATTCAAACTAAGGAGGTTTCTACACCAGCCACGGCATCCGCGGGCAAGGCACAGTCCCCCGCAAATCCTCAGGCAACCCCTACTCCCGCGAGTCCTCTGGCCGCCTCTGCTGAGCCACGTACAGAGCCTGCCGATATTCTATCATCTCCGGTTGCCGCCACAGAGCCTCCACAGGTGGAGCGTGTCCATCCAAACTCTTCCATGATGATGGTGCTCATATTTCCCATCGATGTCACTAAGCGCTCCCTCTCTATTGTTACACCTCCTATCCCTGGCTTGCGACGTGCGATGGTGCATCTGTCGAGGGACATGGCAGTCAGCATGGCACCTGCATCATGTGCTCCCGCCACAAGTACATCCTCCACTGCTCCAACCTCTCGTGCACCACCTACTACCCCAGCTGCTCCCGCGTCTCCCGCTGCTTCCACAACCCCTGAGTCACTAGCTGTTTCTGGTAGTTTTTCTGAGGATGATGTGACTACTTCGAGCACGCCATCTGATGCGGCTCACAGATCTGATATGAGCACCCAGTCCGATGATTCTGGAGATCTAGGGTCGGCAACTCCGATGATGACGCGAGTGGATCTACTGAGGAGGGGTATTGATAGCTCCGTGGAGTTTTATGTTCTCTTATGA